TTCAAAATATGTTacaccattttgaattttagaatCTAATATATTACGTTAACAGTTAGGATaatgtcaaaatttagaaaagagTTTCAGCAAATAACTAACATTTGATGTTTTATCAAGATTGACTGTTTCATGGTCACTTGTGTCATGTTTACCAACGAAAATACTACTTTTAGTTATATGAGGGGGACAAGGGGGTCccaataacagcaaaacagcaaattgatttggcttataacagataacaaggaattaaaatggacaaaaacagataacagtaaatgaaatattaaaataagtcaGGTCCTTGACAAATCCAGTATTTCTTATCACAGGTATAATCCTTTGTAATGAATTCCATTTTCTATGAACATGGTTTTTAGAATTATGTATCTAgatatgtatttgttatatttatcatGAAACTTTGctgaattatttatatctattgttgtGAGCGCCCTTtcgatttttatcaattttcgaTTTTATGTTATTCGGTTAGgggtttattcattaaaaagatggtattttccagttttcggaaAATAACCCAAAAAATGAATTCAGCAGTtctcatttttaataaatatctgATATGACATTAAGAAGTTATCGAATATTCCATAAAGACGACGGGTGTATCATGCCCTCATGGCGTAgctgtttatttgttatataatatttttttcagcatttaGTTTTGTGCAGTTATAGAAACTCACACTTTCTGGTAATTTAAATAGTGTGTAAtaaaatggaaatgaggaatatgtcaGAGACAAAAATAATATGCATAGGCAGCTACGGTATCAAAGTaggtccaattgacatagttcttgtGTTTGTTGGTACTGACAAATGACCTGAAagagtttgaatatatatattcgcATTCTGACTTTTTTAAATGCCATGCATTTAATGAGGTGTGTGAGTATGAGGCAAAGTCGTTTatagggtaaaaaaaataaaagcaccAATTATGAGCACATGTGTCAAAAATGCAATTTATCCAGTACCTCGAACCaattttgacactccaaaagtactttattccactattttcaaatgccttatttgaacttttttttttaccaagtcTACTAGTAAGTACAACACACAGTTTAgcagtcaggggcattacttaaacaagtaacttttaaaattacctatacaagtaatgttgaaaacgaggctattttaaatattacttatataagtattttgtctaaacattatttttataggtgtccaaTTATACAGATTTAACTAACTTTAACAAATTTTCACAGtcatctggttatttttcccatgaaatataaaatattatcctTCTGAAACACTAATTGCCTTTCTGACGCATTTATCTTTCATATCGATGCTTCTGGGTCAAATattggtctcttgggactattaaaatatcattttcctTGAAAATCTTGAAGGTAGACAGATATGAATAAATAGAAACTTGTGATATAATTAGGActtaaagttatttataatttgtaacccaAAACAATTACATAAGTTCCTTAAATAATTGTTATTACTGATTATTTCAAAGAtgtataaaataacttattcaagtaatatttttgtcgttATTCTTAAAGTAACCCTTTACCTCTATACTCCTCtcaaatttgataaattcttaattttatgatataaaatgatgTATACATTCATGAAAACTACATTAAGTCCATGCTTCtactgaaattataaataactctATTGAgtaattttatagtttttaaaaacaaaaattacctatataagtaactaaaaaaaattaacttttttaagtGACGCCCCTGACTGTTAAGTAGGGGAAAATgtcttgaagacgaaataaatctttgtttgtTATGAGTTATGTGCAGCTTCGGAACCCAGTACATGGTGAGAACTTTCATTGTACAATGTTTTTGGATCTGTTTTGATAAGAGCTGAGTCTATGAAGCATATAATATAAGGTTACATGTAACTGGTTGTAAGGACCTAGTCCTTAAGTGAGATCTTTGTCAGATATTCCTGGCCATATGTGATCCTTTTTGTCGTATTAAAAATTGTTCTAATTTAATATGTTCGTACGGGAAACAAGGAACATTATcctcatacaaaaaataagatGCTTCtacataaatgttaaaataaccAATGGAATGTATTACAAAGATTAATCATCAGATATACTGGAATTGTCCTGGACCTCACTTCTGTTATGGGTATATGTTAATGGAATCCTGCTCCGAATACGTGACCGACATATAAGAAGTGGTAGATCCCAATGTCCAATGAATGATCTTTAATTTCTACCGCAAATTTGACTGTCAAAAAAAtgctaacattccaattttcaataacagtttacagcaaatacattatcacaataacagataacaaaaaaactaaaaacccAATAACAGCAATcaaagaataagacaataacagccAACAGCAAATATGTTTTCAGAGTAACAGATAACAAAGTATTAAAATGCCCTATAACAGCATAACAGCTAAATCCCTTGCCCCCctcatatcatattttttttttctgaaaaaaaatttgcaatattACAAGACttctttattttagatatttagtAATGTAAACGATGTATTTTAACGGGATCATAGTCCGAGTTGCAAAATGTAATGAAATGCAGATtcctatttttaatttgtagtgACTGCCTCCATGTTTAACGTATATACAGTTTTTACAATCATTTAAAAggtattaaaaaataatcaagacCTGTTTTTATAGtacaaatatttctattttggtTCCTTTTCATATTCAGAGTACAATTTTTActcatgatttatttattgcctGTGTGTGTAGGTTCAGACTGCTGTTTTGTATGACTTCACAGTGTTACCCAGAAGAAAGCTGTTCCAGGTTTTCAGTATACACGAAAGATCTTTTTTCGGGCGTATGTGTGTTCTAAAGGATATGatatggtacatgtatgtgaGAGTGTGTGTATAAGTTTTCTGACTGTCTGAGCAGTTGTGTAAGTCTGTAAATAGGCGTCTTGTTAAATCAAAGCCAATGTGTATGTCATTTGtgtaaacgaaaaaaaaacgaGACCAAAACTGATCATTCAGGCACTCACTGACTTCACAATGACTTAAATCTCACTATTTGGGGCCGAGTTCACTTGACCCCCGTTTTtaccccaaaatatagcagtttaacaaaattgttaaaataaaacttttagttatttattggacagtagaatgcttctgctacataaatatggactgtttttgacaatacaataaaatttaattaaatgaaaattaaattcatttattgaattaacatatatacatgtattgagacTCGTCCTTTACTCTTATTATGCTAATTTGAGCATGTGACAGCCGAGTAGTAAAAGCCCGTGCAATTTAACGGTCTCTTTTACTTTGAAAACCGAACGGAGATGACGTTTAAAAATTAAGAGAAACATTTTACATACACTATCAAGATAAGTATTgttttaataagtttatttaagaattcatattttaaatcttattcggatttaatgattttatttatgttttttttgttgtaatatttaattaacttatTACTTCCTCGAATTAAATATGAGTTGAGCCACGTGGCATGgacattttaaatgaatattttttattagtatATGCATTGCCtatacatgtttaatttcacAGTTTATTCATCCTTGATGCAGAATGTTAAAGTACACCTGTTATAATGCGTAGAGACAGGAAGGTGCATGTTTACAGGATAAGTTGatcataaatgatttatatattttacttatcacAATTCGTGATATACATGTAccggtaaaaaaataaaaaaataaaaaatacatgtttagataaGAGACAATCTAAGGAATTAATTTATTAAGCTCAAATGTCAGAGttgatatatatgaataaaatgaatacTGAAGTCGATGCATTGAAactgttacaaaaataaatcaaattaaaagacATAATACTAGCTATGTGATGTTAGTAATTACTTCAATTTTTAACctattttgtttatacaaatgCCTAGAATTGGTCGACGAAGAAATGGGAATGGGCGCAACCACCAGAGAGACGACGCGGAAGGAGAAACCGTGCAGTTGCTGCACCAAGAACTCAAGATGTGGGGGCAATTGTTGGTGAAGTACAAGTACAAGCAGCTCTTCCTCTACAAATCCAGGCTCCTCCTTTGCCAATTGAAAGACAACCTGCCTTGCAAGGTCCTGTAGCACCAGCAATGAACGTACAAGCGACATTTCCGCAAGTTGAAATACCAGCTCCTGTGCCAATGCCTAATCAAAATGGTGAGATAAATAATGATTCTATGCTTATACCTAATCAGTCAGAATGTGATGTTTACGTAtcccaaaatttgaaagaaaaaatttgGAATAGAGAATTTATAGATTTGTCATTACttctttataaaaattgtattaGCCAAGTTGACAGACCTCAAAATGTTATAAGTTATGATAATGCAGCTGGTTCACTTGTAAttacatcaaacaaaaacagcaaagttAAATCTATTCAAAACATTGAGTCATGGACTGATGCatttataaagtatatgaaaatatttattcaacgTTTTCCAAATTTAGCTAGTGAATTGCCCACTTATATGTCAATCATTAGAGGTACACAAGTGTCTTTTGAGAAGATTTACTGTTATGACCAGCAATTTAGATTAAGAATGGCAAATAATCCTACAAGATCTTGGTCTTCCATTGATGGCATTTTATGGTACACCGTCATAGCTAATGGGGAACCGGAGGGTAATACAATTCAACAGACAAGTGTAGGTAATCGACCATGCTATGATTATAATTTCAAGGGAGCTTGTAATCgtcaaaattgtttttacacCCATTTATGTATGAAGAGCGGATTTGCCCACCCTTTCGCTGGCTGTCAACAAGTAAATAGCAACCACGCATATGCTCGTTCTCAAAATGCAGCCCGAGGCACATATCAAAATAGAGGTGCTAGAAATTTTGCACCTAGAAgtcaaacaaattttcaaagagGAGCGAATTTGAATCAAGGATTTAGACCTCGAGGAAGCAGATTCCCTGCCATTCGAATGGCCGCACCACAtacatttaacaattaaattttatatttttcagaatctGACATTAATCCGTTGGACATATGGTGTCTTGGCTTTACTCCGATCAATATCACAGAATTAAATAAACTTCTTCTCAATTACCCAAATCAAAATGATGCAATGATATTATGCAAGGGATTTTCTGAAGGTTTTAGGTTGAATTATTTTGGACCCCGATGTAGGATTGAATCAAAAAATTTACATTCAGTCATCCAAAATCCTGAGGTGGCATGGGAAAAAGTCATGAGTGAAGTAAAAATGGTGGCATAGCTGGTCCATTTTTGACTAGACCTATATCTAATCTAAGGTGTTCGCCTATAggtgtaattaaaaaaaaaccgggTGGATTTAGATTGATTACGCACTTATCTTTTTCGCCAAATTTGAGTGTAAACGAatttattgatgaaaaatttactACAGTAAAGTATTCGTCTTGGCAATGCTATTGATATGATTAACAGATTGAgttcaaatgttgaaattggaaaaaatgatattaaatccGCCTTcagattgttaaaaatttatccGGGGGACTTTGATCTATGAGGGTTTAAACttaatgaatattatttcataGATAAATCATTGCCTATGGGGTATTCAGAATCAAATTGCTTATtcgaaaaattttcaacttttattcaATGGGCTGTCATGACTGAGTCCTATTCAGATAATGTTGATCATTATTtggatgattttttatttgctgGTAAAAGCAAAACTgaggattgtaaaaaaaattgatgaataGTTTTGATAGAGTATGTTGTCGTCTTGGAGTCCCAATTGCTCATGAAAAAACAGAAGGCCCAACAACCAAACTTAGTTATATAGGTTTGCTTATAGACACAGAAACAATGCTTATACAAATTCCGGAGGACAATGTCTTGGAGTTAAAGTCAAAAATTAAATGGGTATTAGGTAGGAAAAAGATAACTTTAAGGGACCTACAATCTTTGTGTGGGTCATTAGCTTTTTGTGCAAAAGCTCTACCTGCAGGCAGAGCATTTAGCAGACGAATTTATTTGGCAAGTAGTCACGCAAAGAAACCACATCATTATGTCAGAATCACAGAAGGCATGTATCAAGACTTATTGGTATGTGAATTGTTTTTAGACAAATTTAACGGTATTAGTTACATGCTCGacattgattggacttcaaattcAGTTTTACAACTATTTACTGACAGCGCTGG
This Mytilus trossulus isolate FHL-02 chromosome 14, PNRI_Mtr1.1.1.hap1, whole genome shotgun sequence DNA region includes the following protein-coding sequences:
- the LOC134697870 gene encoding uncharacterized protein LOC134697870, producing MNSFDRVCCRLGVPIAHEKTEGPTTKLSYIGLLIDTETMLIQIPEDNVLELKSKIKWVLGRKKITLRDLQSLCGSLAFCAKALPAGRAFSRRIYLASSHAKKPHHYVRITEGMYQDLLVCELFLDKFNGISYMLDIDWTSNSVLQLFTDSAGGSTKGCGCYFQGKWAFLKWPVECSGTEVLRDISC